The Salvelinus alpinus chromosome 22, SLU_Salpinus.1, whole genome shotgun sequence DNA window GACTGtatgttgctttggataaaagcgtctgctaaatggcatatagtGTTTGTCTAAAACCTGTTGGGAAGGGGGTTAATATGGCTCAAAGAATGGCATACAGTACACTGTATTATTGCTTAGTAAGGAAGTAGTATGTATTTCAACGCAGTTTTGATAAGTAGCCTATTACTGCTTTAGCAACAGTGCTTAGCTTGGCTAAATAGATATTGATCATCCcttcattcctctcctctctcctcctcctcccttcagaTCCTGCAGGAGAAGTTCACAGAGTTTGCGTCGGAGACGGGCAGTCTGGGTCAGGAGCGTGTGACAGCGGTTAACCAGATGGTGGACGAGCTGATCGACTACGGCCACGCCGAGGCCGCCACCATCGCCGAGTGGAAGGACGGCGTGAACGAGGCCTGGGCCGACCTCCTGGAGCTCATGGAGACCCGGGCACAGATGCTGGCCGCCTCGCACCAGCTCCACAAGTTCTTCACCGACTGCCGCGAGGTAGCATTTCTACCATAAGAAGTGCTACGGGATATAGGTCTGTGTCGTGTTTTGATGTTTCTCTGATTGTCTGTTATCGCCTTGTGTTGCAGATCTTGGCCCAAATCGATGATAAGCAGCGGAGGCTGCCAGAGGTACGGGCGCGCCAGGGTGGCACTGCCAACACCAGCACCCTGCAGAGGCTCATGCACAGCTTCGAGCACGACATCCAGCTGCTCGTCACTCAGGTGagccccccccactatcactttATTTTATGAGCACATGAGACTAAAAAGGAAGACAGAACAAAACAAGAGGTCAATGTGGTAACACTTCACGTGAAGTTTCTCTCATACTTGTTCAGGAAGTACTTTTCCACAGTACTTTTAGTTATTCCTATGTTATTTACCACccgtccctgtctgtctgtgtccaggTAAGGCAGCTCCAGGAGAGTGCAGGTCAGCTCCGGACCATCTACGCCGGGCAGAAGGCTGAGGCCATCGCCGGCCGGGAACAGGAAGTGATGCATTGCTGGAAGGAGCTCTTGACGTCCTGTGAGGAGTGCCGAGTGCAGATCACCACGGCAACAGACAAGCTGCGGTTCTTCGGGGTGGTGCGAGACCAGATCATGTGGATGGACAGCATCATCTCTCAGATCGGCACAGGGGACAATCCAAGGTATATGAGTGGACATGGTTACAATTGTATTTTTATGGTTTAGGCCATACACATTTTATGAAAGTGAGGCGAGCAAGAGAAAAAAGTGAACTCTTTTGTTAAAATACTATAGGCCTAGCAACGTTAGTTCAACACCTAGCGACCTAGGATAGGCTGAAAGACGGATAGTTCAGCTATAATCCAGAAGGAAGTTGTGTATCTCTTTCCTGGgagattgtattttttaaatgtgaagGGGGCATCCGTTAAACATTCAATTAAGTGTGTATGGCCTTATCTATATTTACAGTTTGTATGTATGGTGTATCTCATACTGCTCCGTCTCATCTATCATCTACCAGATGCGATTGATCTGCAAGTTCAGAGGCCTGTTTTGATTTTGTGGCATTAAGTAAATAAGGGAATTTATTTACGTTACGAAAAGGCCAAATATGGAGAGCTgcacagagagatgcagagagagcacagaccacacagagagatgcagagagagcacAGACCACACAGAGAGATGCATAGAGAGCACAGACCacacagagagatgcagagagagcacAGACCACACAGAGAGCAACGGTTATAATGAACACATTTCAAGCAATGCACTGCAAGCATGTTTTAATATAGCAATAAACAGTGTTATTTTCAAAATGGCTGCCTGGTGGTGTATATGGGGCTGACCTGGCCCTTGTCTTCCGGGGTGTGTAACCCTGTGCTCTTCTTCCTCACTGTCAGCATTCCCCACAGCGATATAACGGGCTCTGGACTCTCTGGTCCTTTCAGGGATGTGTCCTCAGTGGAGGTACTGATGAACTACCACCAGAGCTTGAAGAGCGAGGTGGAGGCGCGCAGTAAGAGTGTGCTGCAGTGCATCGAGATGGGCAAGACGCTGCTGGCCGCGCGCAACCCTGCTGCTGAGGAGGTGACAGCACTGTTGACAGGGTTCTGCCATAGAACATAGAGGATGGTACTGTAGTTTAGATTACATTTACAGTCACTAGTTTGGATTCAACTCAATGGAAATGTATTTTTAGATCAAGGAGAAGCTGGATAAGGTGGTGGCCAAGCAGTACGAGCTGTCTGAGAAATGGGACAAACACTGGGAGGTCCTGCAGCACAGTGAGTCCCCCCTGACTTTACTTGAATGTAACTTACTCTAGTACCTGGCACCTCAAGTCTCTGTTTGATATTATCCCAAGCCATTCCATCATTTGGAACCACAGTAAGCTACAACTGAGCAACAGTGTGAGGGATGTGATTCCAATTGTTCTCAGACACTGAgttcctctttctcctctgccTCAGTGCTGGAGGTGCACCAGTTTGCGCAGGAAGCGGTGGTGGCTGAGGCCTGGCTCACGGCCCAGGAGCCCTTCATCAACAGCATGGAGCTGGGCGCCAGCGTGGACGAGGTGGAGCAGCTCATCCGCCGCCACGAGGCCTTCCGCAAGGCCGCCGCCACCTGGGAGGAGCGCTTCAGCTCATTACGACGCCTCACCACGGTCCGTCACTATCCCTAGCTAACTAACACTCCCCTTAGCTGATGCCGTCTTTCTTCTGGTTGCTTACAAGAGGTTGTAGAGCACAGCTTGTTTGAAGTGACTTGTCAATTGGCTTCATGTTTACGGTATGCTTAATTTTGTTGTGGAGGAGATTCTACTATGACGTGCTGATGTTTAGTTAACCTCGATTTGGTTCCAGGTGGAGAAGATGAAAGCAGAGCAGAGTAAGCTCCCTCCCACCCCCCTGTTGGGTCGAAAGGTGTTCCTGGACCCCCAGGAGACGTCCCCTGCCCGGAGCCAGGGCTCCCCCCTGATGAGACGGATCATTTACGAGCAGGCCGAGCACAGAGCTGAAAGGCCCTCCCAGGAACCCTTGCCCTCCTCCGTGGCCCGCCGCTTGGGATCCACCGTGGCCAACTACACCCCCATCATGAACGGCTCTAGTGGCTACCGCAGCAGCCTGGAGGCCTGGGCCATCCCCGGGATGGGGGGAGTGGTTGGAGGTGTAGTGGGGGTGGCAGCCGGCCTGGGAACAACCGCCATGGAGGCCAGAGGGGTAGCAACAAATTTAGGGACCACAACCGCCATGGAGGTCCGAGGGGTGGCAACAGGGTTGGGGACTGCCGCCTCGGAAGCCAGGGGGTTGGCAGTAGGATTGGTCACCCCCGCGGTCGAGGCCAAAGGGATAGCTGCAAGCTTGGTGACTGGTGCAGCCGCAGCAGTGGAGGTGAAAGCCTCACAGTACCTCCGGCAGCCTAAGATCAAACACATGGACGACATGGTGACGCCCATGCTGGTGGCCTGTAGGctggagaaggtgagagagaaagaggtgagggagaaggaggcgagagagagggagcagagagagagggagagagatattgtGTTAATGGAGCCAGCGCCGGTCATGCCGGTGATGGCCGAGGTGGTGCTCCAGGAGATGGGGAGGGAAGGGATGGGCAGGGAGAGGCTGAATAGCGAGCCCAGCAGCAGAGACCACCGGGCGGGGAGCAGCCGGTCGGAGCCccagcagagagacagggacagagacagtagggacagtagggacagtcaCAGGGAAGCCAGGCTGGAGCGCCAGCACTCCAGTGAGGTGCTGATGATCCAGGCGCGGCGGGATGAGCTGCCCCAGGAGGTGTGGCGGGAACGGGCCGAGCGCAAAGAGAGGAAGCTGGAGAGGCAGACGTCCAGTGAGCAGGAGGGCCACGGACACGAAGGCCGGAGGAAAGACCGCCACCGGACGGAGAGACAAGAGTCCAGTGAACACGACACAGCCAAGGAGCAGTCAGACAGACGTTCTACGTGAGTACTACATTGTGCCTTGGAGTCGTTAAGTGCTGTTATGGTGGGAAAATTACAAACTCTGTTATGCATATGCGCTGAATTCGTCTTAAACCTCTATTTTCCCACTGTCTATTTCTCTCATTTAAGAAGAAGATAGTGTTCTTCCACTCTTGTCTTTGTGTAACTTGGTCACGCGACCGAAGACAAAGGGCCATATGAGAGTGACCACAGTTTGAGTCCATCCTGTTattttggtatctttcaaggGCACAGCTGTGTGGAGATATGAAGAGAACAGAAGCTAGCTTGAGCAGCAGCAGCTAGATAGTAACAAAACTGGCATTATCTCGTGTTTGTAAACTATGTTCCCACCAAGATCTCACACACCTGCTGAACTGCCACGAAGACAAAGAGGTTGTACTTTCTATAAAAGCGGAGAGCCAACTCTGTTCGTTGGGCTCTTAACTCTGCACTGTTGAGGGGATTGCTAACTTTTCCAGATTTGCAAATCTTATAATTACGTTGTTTGAAGAATCTACAGTCTCTCTCCTTTTGGTTCGAATTTCCACGACACTGTTTGCACAAAGGTGTATCACTTTTTATCTTGGTTGATTACAGGGAGAAAAGGTCAGGCGGCCAGACCTTGTTTGACATAGTGGAGCAgctaaaagagagagaggcagcaacgGTGAGTCTTCTGTTCACCAGCTATGCCGCCTTTATTACACAGATAGAGTTATCTATACATAAATGCTATTAATGAGGGTGTTTCACGGCTACACGTTGTATTTACAGTCTAagctctgccctctctcttctctcctcaggcCCGAGGGGAGGTCTCTAAAGTGCCGAACGGCGTGCCAGAGAAGTCTTCCGGACGTCCAGACCGGCCGCGAGCACGGGACCGCCCTAAGCCCCGGCGGAGACCCAGGCCCAAGGACCACTCTGCAGGAGAGGCCACCACCCGGCGGTCACGCTCGGCGCCAGAGCCAGGGATGGCCCAGAGTGTGAGCCCCTCAGTACCCCAGCCGCCCAGCCACACAGCCCACCACGAGGGCTTCCTCTTCCGCAAGCTGGACATCGAGACCATGAGGAAGAGCTCTAACAGGTGGGCATCCAGGTTCCTAACGGGGGAGTATGATGATATTACAACCAGGCATGATCTTATGAGCATGCTAAGCTAACAAAACAACTGACCTACGAAATGTTCAATTGGTGCATGTCACTGGCATTAACATATGTTCCAGCATCTGATTGGTGCCGTAGGTCTCGGTCGACGTATACTCCAGCATCCTATTGGAGCTTTAGCGCTGGTCTGACATACTGTGTTCAGACATTCCTATTGGAGCTTACGACCCGAGTTGACATATGTTCTTGTAACCTATTGACAATAGAATTCTGGGTTGACATATGTTCTAGCATCCTATTTGAAAATAGCTATTTGCTTTAACATATGCTCTTCTAGCATTTTATTGAAACTTCAGATCTTTGTTTAGCTTCTGATCAGAAGTGTATCAGAATGAGAGTTCAACCAAGAGATAGCCACCAGCCATTCCACTGCTTGCAACATGCATGGTGCCTAACCAACACTGGCCCTGACGGAGAGCAGTCTGGTTGATGGATGTTGTTGCTGAGCCTTAGGTCGAACCTGGTGCTGGTTCTGGCCTGGCCCATAGCCAGTACGATATGCAGCCATAGCCAGGCTACCCGCACAGGTCCCTGCAGTGGCCACACATCACTCCGCTTCCTCCCGAGAGACGTTTCGTTCAGTCGGTCATGCTTGGTGGCCTACCATGGGTCTCTGGCCCCGGAGACTGAACCGTCCGCCTCTCGCTGCTGCACTGCCCCCTGGAGGCCATGGCTGACACGCAACGCAACAGACTCATCCCACAAATGAGTCCCACTGCTCACTCACCAATTGGATGAATGTTTCTGATGTACATGTAATGCTATGTACATGCCAAGGTAAAGGCTAGCTTTTTATGTGTTACACTCAATCGTCTTAAGAGGATAGATGAAAGTTCACGAATACCAATACTGTCATTTAACCAAAGtctctgtttttttctctctcctgttGCTCCTTGCTGCTGGCTGTTCTTCCTACCTCTCCACAAAGGTAAGCCACGTGTATGCACCTATGCACGCTACGGTCGGCGGTTCATTTGTTTGTTCGGCAGTTTGTTCTCCCTCGGCCCACTGCGGCCAGTCATCTTGAACGCCCCCAGGTGAGTGAGGTTAGGTGGCATTAAGCCTGTGGTTGGTTTTGGCTGAACGCGCCCCGTTTTCCCCCCCACTACAGCAGATCCTGGGTCAACCTGTACTGTGTGCTGAACAAAGGAGAGATAGGCTTCTATAAGGACGCTAAGAACACCACCACACCTTACAACAACGAGCCCATGCTCAACCTCGGCCACTGCCACTGCGACGTCACCCTTGGATACAAGAAGAAGAAAAACGTCTTTACACTTAAGTTAGTACTCTGCCTTCAATCGAGGACATGTTGTATTGACTACCATTTTGTGTGTTAGCCTCAACTTCTCTGTCCTTCTGTTTCAGAACGAAAGACGGAAGTGAATTTCTGTTCCATGCAAAGGATGAGGTAAAAGGCGTTCGAAAGTTGACTGCTCTTTCATGGAAATACAGTCATATAATAGCGATGTGATTCTGCAATGTTTGCCCATGTGCCAAATaactttctttctgtctctcgccctctctccttccctttctcgtTCTTTATCATTCGTCCTGTTCCATGCTCTCTCtcatttccctttctctctccgaGTCACAGGATGATCTAAAGGCCTGGACCACCAACATCAACAAGAGCATCGCAGAGCATGAGGAGATTGCCAAATGGGGTCAGCCCCAGCCTACTACCTCATCCACGGACGAGGGCACGCGCCGCGACGGCAGCAAGGCCGATAACAAGTCAGAGCGGGGAGAAAAGTCAGACCGGGGGGAAAGGCCGGAGAGGGCCGAGCGCTCTGAGAGGTCGGATAAGGGTGAGACCAAATCGGACACCAAACGTTCAGAAAAGTCCAGCAGGAAGAAATGAGTTTGATGTGCGCTGGGTGGGTGAAAGGGAGAGAGGTTTACAAGACTCCCAGTCAAGACCCATCCATTTCAGCTCATCCACCTGCTTCAGTTCTGTTTAGTGTCGAAAAATACAGGAAAATCACCCTGGTGACCTGACGTGAGGGATTTGAAGCACGAATATCAGTGTGCCCCTCctcgttgctctctctctttatctctgttgCTCTGAGGGTGTCAGACCTGGGCACTAACACTTATTGCCGGCTTGTTCCACCTCTGCCCTCTGGTGGTGACATTGGTGCACTGCAGAAAGCAGATGCTCCTAGTCAGGGCAGCAGTGTGAGAGAGATGGACACATGGAACAAGAGGGTTGTTATCACTGGTGGTATGAAAAAGTAGCTCATAACGTTTTAAGTTAATTTTTTTGTAAGAGACGAGCTGTATCTGTATGTAACTCTTGTCTGTCTATTTATGTATTGTATGTATTGAACATCCAATCTTATACTCCCAAACAAAAGAGAATGAAATATGCCTAAATGTTTTTCACAACTGGCCTCTTTTTGGAGAACAATTATTTTATGTTGTTTCCTTTTTGTATTTCTGCTCATTCACTTTGCCTTCATTCCTTTCTGGGCTCGCTTTTCTCACTTTTTGGATTTTCTTCAGTACAAAACTGTAATGTCATCAAACTCATCCAAATTGAATTTGTACAATTCAACATTGAGCCAGAGGACAAAAAGAAGAGGTAGAGAACATCAGCCTTCACAGAGCTTGTTCTGGCTTTTGGATGGATGAGCTGGAACCTTTACCTGGAGGCTGGCCCCCATGGCCATACTCAGCTATGCCTTCATCTGGGGCCCCCGAGAGGCCCCCAGGGACCCAGCAGCCATAGCCACCCAGCATCAGAGGGACAGGACTGGAAGCCATCTAGCAAGACCTCAAACCTCCTTCCTTCTCAAAGACCATCAGATGGTGGTAACTGCACTCCACATACCCAGTAAACATTATTTTTGTCCATTCAGAAAATATCACAATGCTTTTTATAGACAGTCAAAAAAGATAAattaagttgtgtgtgtgtctgagcatgTGTGTGcggatgtgtgtgtctgttcagcTTCTCACCACTCCCAGGGTTTTCATAGCTCAGGTTTTTTTGTTCACATCTGCGTCCTCAGTTCTCCCTCAGTCTTCCAGGCACTGCCATTCCACAGGCCAGGTTTCTTAACAGCTCAACTAACCACAGGAGTTGATGAGGACACAGCAAGAATCAGGGGCCACACAGAAATGACACGGTGCCGATTGGTCACTCCAAGGCCTCAGGAGTGCAAGTCGATGTCAGATGGATGTATACAAAAGCTTCCTAGCTTCTGGATGAATGAAACACATGCATGACTTGCTTGAGATAAATCTCTTGTTGATAGGCTTTGCATAGCAGTCCGATCATATGTTCCTCTCACAGTATGTAGCTATCAGCGACGATGTTCACGTTTGTTCCTCTCCACGCATCATACAATAAAATGATCTGTTTGTCATAGCACTGCAAAGCCATATCTGGTAACGGGAAGTCTTACATTATGGAAGCTAGTGGACAAATCCTTTGCCTGTTCCTTACATCAGAGATTTGTACAGAGGTGAGGAGGGACGACAACGAGATAGTACAGTGCAAATATCATGAAATCTTTCCTGAGTAGCTTTTTCTACCTTGTTTTTTAAACACATTTTATGCATCTATATAGGCGTTGAATTCCAAATCAATGCAATCCATAACGCATGTTGGACACAACAAGGCAAGGATCAGCAGAACTTATTTTTGAATGAACATAACTATCACATGGAATGTGAAATACAGTACAATATATGACATAGGACACACTCAGATAGGGCACTGTGGACATCTGTGAGATTCTATGGTGAATTCTTAGATTCGTATGACACACTTTACTGAGTGGCATACAGTACAATTATCATAGTGTAGTTGGAGGATACTAGCAATAAAGTGCTAGTTTGCTGAATTCTTGCATTCAGGAGTATCACTGTGCATTCACTACTATCTATTGTTTAGAGTAGACTTATCTTGCCTGGGCAGCTCATATGGAGGATGTCTCATTCCAAAAACAATATGCTCAATAAAAACGAGTTGGTTTCAAATTGATGTACGTAATTGTGTTAGTTCTGATTTAACACTAATTTGGATGTCTCTGAATGGTATCTTTGTTTGGAAATGCTGCTTACCATTGTACTCTATCTGTGTACAGATGTCACAGATATCCTATTTATATGCCATAGTCTCACTCTAAACAGATTGTATGCAGTCAAAGTATTATGGTGGCTTAGGGAGGTTGACAGGAATGCGAATAGAGAATTTATGCAACTTATCCTTTGCACTTAAACGTTCCCCCATTGCGCAGTGCTATTGAGGAGCAGTGGAGCTTAAGGGTCCGAGAGGGAAATGTGTTTATTTGCTTACTGGAGAATGAGGTTTGAATTATCTTCATGAATGAACATTAAGTACACTAGCCTGAAAAGTATGAGAGTATCATGTTCAACCATGATATGAGATATTTCACATTGCAGTTTTTCATGCTTCTCTTGCTTGTTACACATTACAAACAGCTGGTATTCCAGCTACAGTGCATGAAGTACAAGTTTCACAAATCTATCACATCCTAAAACCAAACATGCCTATACAATATTTCATCCATTTAGTCCTGCTAAGGTTTCATTCAGTAGCTATCTGTATAAATTACCAGTAGTCATTTTCCAAATGTGGGCCAGCAAGTCTGTTGTCATGGCCAAGGCCCGATCCATGTTATCTTTTCTGTTTCACAGAGGGTAATTTGAGTTTATAGACTTTCAAATTACAAACCAGCGGAATGTTGTTAATACCTAGAAAGCACAATTTTATAACCTACAGTTGATATACACACAAGCATTAAGTTGTCATAGGGAGACTTGGGAAAGGAATCCCATTATTGATACAATGCCTCTGTATTAGCCGTGCAGTCATGATTTTTCAGTTGTGTGTGATGTGCGTTAAGTTCTGGAGTGCTTCCTTCATGAAAGCATTCACACCTCAACCGTTACAAATCAATAGTCTAACGCCATTATAAACTCAAATCCATATTTTCTAGAATACGTTTCATTTCAGGGAATAATAATTACATTGCCGTTTTCATCCAAGATGTTCCACTGCTATTTGTTGACAAGTCAATGCTCAACACCTACCATTCATTTCCTGACCTTTGACCCTAGAGCACCACTGTTTTTAGGGAACTACTGAATGGATGTTTTGCAAAGTTCAACAGCTTGATGACCTGTACAAAATGTAATTGCTTAAAGTATTTTCTGTAAAGAAAGAATTACGTTTTTTTCTGTTCTGCTGTGAAAGggagatttttttggggggggggggtgttcaacAAATTTAAATATTCATAGAGAAAATGGTTCATTGGTACAACATCAACAGAAAACATCACAATATCAGGACAAAGAAGTTGCATGAATTACATAGTCCCTATTATGATACTGCTCTGCATGTTTTGAAGTCTCATTCCGCCAACCACTGTACAATAATGGGGTGACACACTTGCTTACATGGAAAAGGTGAATGAATGAATAATAATGTATAAAACAGATCCAACTTAAAATCATTGACTGTGTACAGTCGTTTCTTTGAATTGATAAATACAAATTGTGATATTGAAAAAAACACTGTGTTGTTCATTTTGATTGCATGTGAAGTTCAATGCCAATGTCTTGTCAATTGGCTCTTCAAATATATGCAGGCCAAAAGGCCATGCTGGACCAATACTAATTCCAGTTACATTCACTCTTCTTTGCATAATTAAAAAATATGTCCAGTATTTCCTGTATTTGATACAACATGTTTTAGTATTAACACTGCTCATGCATAAAACCATACACGAATGTATCACTGCTACAACAGTTAGGGACAAAATAGCAGCGAGTTCTCATAACATTATAGAAGCTAACAACTACAGACCTTCAAACATCTTATCTGTTCACACAGTTGTACATGTATTGAATGAATAATGCTTTGATTAATTGTGATAATGGTTTACAGACATGCTGAACAATGTACCTAGCAACTTGGAGCCCCAACTTTCTGTTTCTACTTTCTGTCTGTTATGTCATTGTCACCTACACCC harbors:
- the LOC139549105 gene encoding spectrin beta chain, non-erythrocytic 4-like isoform X7, whose protein sequence is MLMARDTSRDETQKLHKKWLKHQAFMAELAQNKEWLEKIEREGQQLIQEKPELSPVVRRKLGEIRECWQDLESTTQAKARQLFEANRADLLVQSYTSLDHRLHQLEGQLCYVDQGQDLTSVNKQLKKLQTMECQMEEWYKEVGELQVAAASIPQQGQVMDTVGERQAAVETRIVRLIEPLKERRRILLASKEVHQVGRDLEDEILWVQERLPAATSQEHGSSLQAVQHLMKKNQTLQRELQGHRARVEDVLERANVIASIRSPEADCVRAGLEQLSGLWGLLWAETERRQLVLDAMYQAQQYYFDTAEVEAWLSEQELHMMNEEKGKDEPSTLQLLKKHLVLEQTIEDYAETIGLLSQQCRQLLEMGHPDSEQISKCQCQMDRLYVSLKDLVEERKSRLEQQYWLYQLNHEVDELEQWIAEREVVASSPELGQDFEHVTILQEKFTEFASETGSLGQERVTAVNQMVDELIDYGHAEAATIAEWKDGVNEAWADLLELMETRAQMLAASHQLHKFFTDCREILAQIDDKQRRLPEVRARQGGTANTSTLQRLMHSFEHDIQLLVTQVRQLQESAGQLRTIYAGQKAEAIAGREQEVMHCWKELLTSCEECRVQITTATDKLRFFGVVRDQIMWMDSIISQIGTGDNPSIPHSDITGSGLSGPFRDVSSVEVLMNYHQSLKSEVEARSKSVLQCIEMGKTLLAARNPAAEEIKEKLDKVVAKQYELSEKWDKHWEVLQHMLEVHQFAQEAVVAEAWLTAQEPFINSMELGASVDEVEQLIRRHEAFRKAAATWEERFSSLRRLTTVEKMKAEQSKLPPTPLLGRKVFLDPQETSPARSQGSPLMRRIIYEQAEHRAERPSQEPLPSSVARRLGSTVANYTPIMNGSSGYRSSLEAWAIPGMGGVVGGVVGVAAGLGTTAMEARGVATNLGTTTAMEVRGVATGLGTAASEARGLAVGLVTPAVEAKGIAASLVTGAAAAVEVKASQYLRQPKIKHMDDMVTPMLVACRLEKVREKEVREKEAREREQRERERDIVLMEPAPVMPVMAEVVLQEMGREGMGRERLNSEPSSRDHRAGSSRSEPQQRDRDRDSRDSRDSHREARLERQHSSEVLMIQARRDELPQEVWRERAERKERKLERQTSSEQEGHGHEGRRKDRHRTERQESSEHDTAKEQSDRRSTEKRSGGQTLFDIVEQLKEREAATARGEVSKVPNGVPEKSSGRPDRPRARDRPKPRRRPRPKDHSAGEATTRRSRSAPEPGMAQSVSPSVPQPPSHTAHHEGFLFRKLDIETMRKSSNSRSWVNLYCVLNKGEIGFYKDAKNTTTPYNNEPMLNLGHCHCDVTLGYKKKKNVFTLKTKDGSEFLFHAKDESQDDLKAWTTNINKSIAEHEEIAKWGQPQPTTSSTDEGTRRDGSKADNKSERGEKSDRGERPERAERSERSDKGETKSDTKRSEKSSRKK